Proteins from a single region of Desulfovibrio sp. UCD-KL4C:
- the recQ gene encoding DNA helicase RecQ: MRTPLDVLQKTYGYEKFTGLQEEVTSRVMAGGNAVVFMPTGGGKSACYQIPSILRQGVGIVISPLIALMRDQVAALKQMGVKAECLNSSVKGQDAALIINSLQKSELDLLYVAPERLGQPGLIEMFKRINIALIAIDEAHCVAQWGHDFRPDYLRLNILAERFPNIPRMALTATADGPTRREILQRLSFTEDDIFATGFDRPNIRYTVVPKEGEHVQLLNFMQTDHFQECGIVYRMSRKKVEKTAEWLCKKRIKALPYHAGLSPEIREKNQARFMSEDGIVMVATIAFGMGIDKPDVRFVAHLDLPKSIEAYYQETGRAGRDGLPAEAWMSVGINDIGFIRRMIMSGNAPEDRKALELRKFNALLTYCESANCLRQALLGYFGEELKEPCGNCFTCLTTPSKFDGTIAAQKALSNVYRTEQMYGVNHLVDILTGKETPKVLSQSHDQLSTFKIGTEYTREEWISIHRQIVSQGLLDVDIEGYGGLKLNSASWEVLRKERTVALRKDPIIAKKIGKKNKDIKLVIGDQNCPSLTTPEAKILLDALRTLRNDLAKEQQVPAFIIFPDKSLLELACYRPESTNQLYAINGFGDQKVFRYGTAIIETLIKHQDEHGRPSDLAPMPESKFKTIPPHQEKETKSELPPSALETLELFEELQDIDKIAVKRKIKSATIYSHLTACVKAGKLGISDVLDYSNSEIECLKDTISLYQDEGFMQLNPIFNALFGNYTYEVLRLVQAEIESSK; encoded by the coding sequence ATGCGCACCCCGCTGGACGTACTTCAAAAAACATATGGTTACGAAAAATTCACAGGTCTTCAAGAAGAAGTCACTTCCCGCGTTATGGCAGGAGGGAATGCTGTTGTCTTTATGCCTACCGGAGGTGGTAAGTCAGCATGCTATCAAATTCCTTCGATACTACGTCAAGGTGTAGGCATTGTAATTTCTCCACTGATAGCACTTATGCGCGATCAGGTTGCTGCACTGAAACAAATGGGAGTAAAGGCAGAATGCCTTAATTCCTCTGTAAAAGGACAGGATGCGGCTTTAATAATAAACAGTTTGCAAAAATCAGAACTTGATCTTTTGTATGTAGCACCGGAAAGACTAGGTCAACCTGGTCTCATAGAAATGTTCAAACGGATAAATATTGCCCTGATAGCTATAGATGAAGCACATTGTGTTGCCCAATGGGGACATGATTTTAGACCTGATTACCTCCGCTTAAATATTCTTGCCGAAAGATTCCCGAATATCCCGCGCATGGCTTTAACTGCTACAGCAGATGGACCAACACGAAGAGAAATTTTACAAAGACTTTCATTTACCGAAGATGATATTTTTGCAACAGGATTTGATAGGCCCAACATCCGCTATACAGTTGTACCTAAAGAAGGTGAACATGTTCAGCTGTTAAATTTTATGCAAACCGATCATTTTCAAGAATGCGGGATTGTCTACCGCATGAGTCGCAAAAAAGTAGAGAAAACCGCTGAGTGGTTATGCAAAAAAAGAATAAAAGCTTTGCCATACCATGCCGGCTTAAGTCCTGAAATACGCGAAAAAAATCAAGCACGCTTCATGTCCGAGGACGGGATTGTTATGGTTGCAACTATAGCTTTCGGAATGGGGATTGATAAACCGGATGTAAGGTTTGTAGCTCACCTTGATCTGCCCAAAAGTATTGAGGCATATTATCAGGAAACAGGAAGAGCTGGTCGTGACGGACTTCCTGCTGAAGCATGGATGTCAGTCGGTATTAATGACATAGGTTTTATCCGCAGAATGATAATGTCAGGAAATGCTCCGGAAGATCGAAAAGCTCTTGAACTGCGAAAATTTAACGCCTTATTAACATATTGTGAATCAGCGAATTGTTTACGGCAGGCACTACTCGGATACTTTGGAGAAGAACTTAAAGAACCTTGTGGAAACTGTTTTACATGCTTGACTACGCCTTCAAAATTCGACGGAACAATAGCCGCGCAAAAAGCTTTATCCAATGTTTACAGGACAGAACAAATGTACGGAGTAAATCATCTAGTTGATATCTTAACAGGAAAAGAAACTCCAAAAGTTTTAAGTCAATCGCATGACCAATTAAGTACCTTCAAAATAGGGACTGAATATACCAGAGAAGAATGGATATCGATCCATAGGCAGATAGTTTCACAAGGATTACTTGATGTAGACATTGAAGGATACGGAGGACTTAAGTTAAACAGCGCAAGTTGGGAAGTTTTAAGAAAAGAAAGGACTGTAGCACTGCGCAAAGACCCTATAATTGCAAAAAAAATCGGCAAAAAAAATAAAGACATAAAATTAGTTATCGGAGATCAGAACTGTCCGTCACTTACAACTCCTGAAGCTAAAATATTACTTGATGCACTGCGAACACTTAGAAACGATCTTGCTAAAGAGCAGCAGGTTCCAGCTTTTATAATTTTCCCTGACAAATCATTACTTGAACTTGCGTGCTATCGTCCGGAATCAACAAATCAATTATATGCAATTAACGGTTTCGGAGATCAAAAAGTTTTTAGATATGGTACTGCCATAATTGAAACACTTATTAAACATCAAGACGAGCATGGACGACCAAGTGATTTAGCACCAATGCCAGAATCAAAATTTAAAACGATCCCGCCCCATCAAGAAAAAGAGACTAAATCAGAATTACCGCCTTCTGCGCTGGAAACTTTGGAGTTATTCGAAGAACTGCAAGATATAGATAAAATAGCAGTAAAACGAAAAATTAAATCTGCAACAATATACAGTCATTTAACAGCATGTGTTAAAGCTGGAAAATTAGGTATTTCTGATGTTTTAGATTATTCAAATTCAGAAATTGAATGTTTAAAAGATACAATTTCTCTGTATCAAGATGAAGGATTTATGCAGCTTAATCCTATTTTCAATGCGCTATTCGGAAATTATACTTATGAGGTTTTACGGCTGGTTCAAGCAGAAATAGAATCTTCAAAATAA
- a CDS encoding carbon starvation protein A encodes MLFFFACVAALIVGYYTYGKFVDGIFQPDANRTTPAYALRDGVDYMPMPKWKLLFIQVLDIAGIGPIFGPILGALYGPAALLWIVIGCIFGGAVHDYFSGMLSIRNDGASVPELVGEYLGMPARHVMRVFAFILLMLVGVVFVLSPAKLLTGLTGVNTGIFVGCIFAYYFLATILPIDKLIGKLYPVFGALLLVMTIAIAVALLLSGHPILPNLDFAVNTSPTGKPMWPLLFITLSCGAVSGFHATQSPLMARCVKNEKEGRSVFYGAMIIEGIIGLIWCTIGLSFYNSPEAMQAVISTGSPSAVVSQAANSLLGPVGGVFAIIAVIILPITSGDTAFRSTRLIVAETFKMDQGPVLKRLLIAVPLFVIGYIISTQNFSSIWRYFGFSNQCLSMMMLWTAAVYLGQRAKLHWIASLPATFMTAVVVTFIMQAKIGFELAINTSILIGIAAAIVAMAIFLVKFAHPKAIENVR; translated from the coding sequence ATGCTATTTTTCTTTGCCTGCGTAGCAGCGCTAATTGTCGGGTATTATACATACGGTAAATTTGTAGATGGTATCTTCCAACCTGATGCCAACCGCACCACTCCAGCATACGCATTGCGTGATGGTGTTGACTACATGCCAATGCCTAAATGGAAATTGCTGTTCATTCAGGTTTTGGACATTGCCGGTATCGGACCAATTTTCGGTCCTATCCTTGGAGCTCTTTATGGTCCTGCAGCTCTGCTCTGGATTGTAATCGGTTGTATTTTCGGAGGAGCAGTTCACGATTACTTCAGTGGAATGCTTTCTATCCGTAACGATGGAGCAAGTGTTCCTGAACTTGTAGGTGAATACTTAGGAATGCCAGCACGACATGTTATGCGCGTATTCGCTTTCATTCTTCTCATGCTTGTCGGTGTAGTTTTCGTTCTCAGCCCTGCAAAACTGCTTACAGGCTTAACCGGAGTCAATACCGGAATCTTTGTAGGCTGTATCTTTGCTTATTACTTCCTCGCTACAATTCTTCCAATTGATAAACTCATCGGTAAACTTTACCCTGTTTTCGGAGCATTGCTACTGGTTATGACTATAGCAATTGCAGTTGCTCTCTTGCTCAGTGGGCATCCTATTCTTCCGAACCTTGACTTTGCAGTTAATACAAGCCCAACCGGAAAACCAATGTGGCCACTACTCTTCATCACTCTTTCATGCGGAGCAGTCAGTGGATTCCACGCAACACAGTCTCCACTTATGGCACGCTGCGTAAAAAATGAAAAAGAAGGTCGTTCCGTTTTCTACGGTGCAATGATCATTGAAGGTATCATCGGACTTATCTGGTGTACAATCGGCCTTTCGTTCTACAACTCACCTGAAGCTATGCAGGCTGTTATCAGTACAGGTAGCCCTTCTGCTGTAGTTTCACAGGCTGCCAACTCACTGCTTGGACCTGTAGGTGGAGTTTTTGCCATCATCGCAGTTATTATCCTTCCTATTACCAGTGGTGACACGGCATTTCGCAGCACACGCCTTATCGTTGCAGAAACATTCAAGATGGATCAGGGGCCTGTTCTTAAACGCCTTTTAATTGCGGTTCCTTTATTTGTAATCGGATATATCATCTCTACTCAGAACTTCTCATCAATCTGGAGATACTTCGGTTTTTCAAACCAGTGTCTGTCAATGATGATGCTCTGGACTGCAGCTGTTTACCTAGGACAACGCGCTAAACTGCATTGGATAGCATCCCTTCCTGCAACCTTCATGACTGCTGTAGTTGTGACATTTATTATGCAGGCGAAGATCGGATTCGAGCTTGCTATTAACACTTCAATACTTATTGGAATAGCAGCAGCGATTGTCGCAATGGCGATATTCCTCGTAAAGTTTGCTCACCCGAAAGCTATAGAAAACGTTAGATAG
- a CDS encoding LytS/YhcK type 5TM receptor domain-containing protein — protein MNPETLIITLAERFGLILAGAFMLLTITPIHKIGFRKTSQKSIIATQILSFGIFGILGTYGGNFVFQSVANLRAMAVITGGLFGGPLVGFGAGLIAGGHRVLIDFGGFSAIPCGLATVLEGTAAGLISLKLANRMDWRAAASLAFVGEIIHMIMVLYFSTTYSEALKLVELIALPMILLNTFGAAVFAQVINVVFRYGTKRDSIQAQQILDIANLTVSHLRSGLTMESAMETAKIIFLNVSVAAVAITDNKNVLAHIGAGNDHHLAGKKIRTGSTLHVLELDESLFLDSNEKIGCTHRGCPFTSAAVVPLHKKGEVVGTLKLYGTKEKELDLLSFEIAKGLANLCSTQLELEEIQIKEQMLAHAEIRRLQAQINPHFLFNSLNTVTSFCRTNPDRARELLLELSSYMRKNLDSSRGYIPLSEELAQLKSYLAIEQARFGDLIQVNISVDKKCEDWPIPPLIIQPLVENSVKHGIMGREEGGQITISIHCDEELLNVSIKDDGVGMSQNMLDKLIEKKKIESCAEGIGVRNCIQRIEQIYGPQYKMTITSKPDEGTCVNFKIPKLKNQIFKTEFQTSTS, from the coding sequence ATGAATCCTGAAACTTTAATTATAACCCTCGCAGAAAGATTTGGCCTTATCTTGGCCGGAGCTTTCATGCTGCTTACCATCACCCCGATTCATAAAATCGGATTCCGTAAAACATCTCAAAAATCAATTATTGCAACACAAATACTTAGTTTCGGGATTTTCGGTATTCTAGGGACATATGGCGGGAACTTTGTATTTCAATCAGTCGCCAATTTACGCGCGATGGCTGTCATAACAGGTGGTCTTTTCGGAGGACCTTTAGTCGGCTTCGGAGCCGGACTTATTGCCGGAGGTCACCGAGTCCTGATCGACTTCGGAGGGTTCAGTGCCATACCCTGCGGACTTGCAACAGTACTTGAAGGAACCGCTGCGGGCTTAATTTCTCTTAAACTAGCCAATCGTATGGATTGGAGAGCAGCCGCAAGCTTAGCTTTCGTGGGTGAAATCATCCATATGATTATGGTTCTCTATTTTTCAACAACTTATTCCGAAGCATTAAAACTGGTAGAGCTGATCGCACTGCCCATGATTCTCTTAAATACTTTCGGCGCAGCAGTATTTGCTCAGGTCATTAACGTTGTTTTCCGCTACGGAACCAAACGCGATTCCATACAAGCTCAACAAATTCTCGATATTGCAAACCTCACAGTAAGTCACCTCCGTTCAGGTTTGACTATGGAATCGGCCATGGAAACAGCTAAAATTATATTTTTAAATGTATCCGTTGCAGCTGTAGCAATTACCGATAATAAAAATGTTCTGGCACATATCGGGGCAGGCAATGATCATCACCTTGCAGGTAAAAAAATCAGAACTGGATCGACACTTCATGTACTTGAACTGGATGAATCCCTTTTTCTGGATTCAAATGAAAAAATAGGATGCACTCACCGCGGATGCCCTTTTACTTCCGCAGCCGTTGTTCCTCTTCATAAAAAAGGTGAAGTTGTGGGCACACTAAAACTTTACGGTACAAAAGAAAAAGAACTTGATCTGCTTTCATTTGAAATAGCCAAAGGACTTGCCAATTTATGCTCAACACAGCTTGAACTGGAAGAAATACAAATTAAAGAACAGATGCTTGCGCATGCAGAAATACGCCGTCTACAAGCCCAGATAAACCCTCATTTCTTATTTAATTCATTAAATACAGTAACATCTTTCTGCCGTACCAATCCGGATAGAGCGCGTGAGTTACTACTCGAATTATCATCGTATATGCGCAAAAATCTGGACAGTAGCCGTGGATATATCCCGCTTTCTGAAGAACTTGCTCAGTTAAAAAGTTATCTTGCAATTGAGCAGGCCCGCTTTGGCGACTTAATCCAAGTTAATATCTCTGTTGATAAAAAATGCGAAGACTGGCCCATCCCTCCGCTTATAATTCAGCCACTGGTTGAAAACAGCGTAAAACATGGTATAATGGGGCGCGAGGAAGGTGGACAGATTACCATTTCGATACACTGCGACGAAGAATTGCTTAATGTTTCAATAAAAGACGACGGTGTAGGTATGAGCCAGAATATGCTGGATAAGCTTATTGAAAAAAAGAAAATTGAATCCTGTGCGGAAGGGATAGGCGTTCGGAATTGTATTCAACGTATTGAACAAATCTACGGGCCACAATATAAAATGACCATCACCAGCAAGCCTGACGAAGGAACATGTGTAAATTTTAAAATCCCGAAACTGAAAAATCAGATCTTTAAAACAGAATTTCAAACGTCTACAAGCTAA
- a CDS encoding LytTR family DNA-binding domain-containing protein — protein sequence MLRLNLIFREQTMTAKQKIKCILIDDELPALDELNYLLSDFDDIEIIRTATSATQGIKLIEEEEPDLVFLDIQMPGKNGFQALQEIMQFSNPPLVIFATAYDEYALRAFEENAVDYILKPFSQERISKSLDRVRCLILGCEEKVELPNMNALLNGMGLGNNILRISVEGNGRILLLEPSEVILCRMEDRKIMIYTAQGTFPCYGDKTLDKLKERLHGQPFFKANRGELVNLTHVRDFAPWFNGKYVLTMNSIQNNEVIISKGRVKSFRDRLGLA from the coding sequence ATGCTGCGACTGAATTTAATTTTCAGAGAACAGACCATGACTGCAAAGCAGAAAATAAAATGTATTTTAATAGATGATGAACTACCTGCTCTTGATGAACTTAATTACCTGCTATCAGATTTTGATGATATCGAAATTATCAGAACAGCAACATCCGCCACGCAGGGCATCAAGTTAATTGAGGAAGAAGAACCTGATCTAGTTTTTCTGGACATTCAAATGCCCGGAAAAAACGGTTTTCAGGCTTTGCAGGAAATTATGCAATTTTCCAATCCTCCTCTGGTAATTTTTGCTACGGCCTACGATGAATACGCCCTGCGTGCTTTTGAAGAGAATGCTGTAGATTACATTCTTAAACCATTCTCACAAGAACGTATTTCCAAAAGTCTTGATCGAGTCCGCTGCCTTATTTTAGGTTGTGAAGAAAAAGTTGAACTTCCCAACATGAACGCACTGCTGAATGGTATGGGACTTGGAAATAATATTCTGCGTATTTCAGTTGAAGGTAATGGACGGATACTACTTCTCGAACCTTCCGAAGTAATATTATGCAGAATGGAGGACCGCAAAATTATGATTTACACAGCCCAAGGAACTTTCCCTTGCTACGGTGATAAGACTCTCGATAAACTTAAAGAAAGATTACACGGGCAGCCATTTTTCAAGGCAAATCGGGGCGAGCTTGTAAATCTGACACATGTACGTGATTTTGCGCCATGGTTTAATGGAAAATACGTTCTGACCATGAACAGCATTCAAAATAATGAAGTCATAATCAGTAAAGGACGCGTAAAATCGTTTCGCGATAGACTTGGGCTCGCCTAG
- a CDS encoding 4Fe-4S dicluster domain-containing protein: MKSFVIADSRKCIGCGACEIACASANSKLLIPEAARLRAAFKPRLNLIFTPEVTMPIQCRQCEDAPCAKACPAEGIVFLDGVVHIQKENCIGCKMCILACPVGAVNILPIDTNLQDSEEGTDLPEFYAQKCELCNDRNEGPACVNICPAGAFTLIDETSLTKTVKSKREKVLRSMTT; encoded by the coding sequence ATGAAATCTTTTGTTATAGCAGATTCACGTAAATGTATCGGATGCGGGGCATGTGAAATTGCTTGTGCCTCTGCAAACAGCAAACTATTAATCCCAGAAGCTGCCAGATTACGTGCAGCCTTTAAACCGCGCTTAAACCTAATATTCACGCCCGAAGTAACAATGCCCATCCAGTGCCGCCAGTGCGAAGATGCTCCTTGCGCCAAAGCATGTCCGGCAGAAGGGATTGTCTTTTTAGACGGAGTGGTTCACATTCAAAAAGAAAATTGTATCGGCTGTAAAATGTGCATACTGGCCTGCCCTGTCGGAGCTGTTAATATTTTACCGATTGATACTAATTTACAAGATTCAGAAGAAGGAACGGATCTACCTGAATTTTATGCGCAAAAATGTGAACTGTGCAATGACAGAAATGAGGGGCCTGCCTGCGTAAACATTTGCCCTGCAGGAGCTTTTACACTTATAGATGAAACATCACTTACCAAAACAGTTAAGTCCAAACGCGAAAAAGTGTTGCGTAGTATGACCACATAA
- a CDS encoding [FeFe] hydrogenase, group A, whose translation MSNSKELIKIDPELCTGCGRCKEVCPVNAIFGTKGEPHKIDSSRCVICGQCIQTCSGYSSILEEPETPREEKLRERGMFQSTTEPLFAAYCEGDVFEISDALKSDKFTMVQCAPAVRVSIGEDFGMEAGSLTPGKMSAALRRLGFDRVYDTNFAADLTIMEEGNELLSRVKNNGTLPMFTSCCPAWVRFMELNYPDLLPHLSSCKSPQQMSGALFKTYGAEIDGKQREEIYSVAVMPCTCKKYESARPEMGMEGHRDVDAVLTTRELAYMIREAGIDFNSLPDEDFDRPLGTYTGAGNIFGVTGGVMEAALRTAYELVSGEPVPDTDLVFVRGEEGFRIASMTMGDQTFKVAVVAGLTNIGPLLEKVRTGNADVDFVEVMCCPSGCISGGGQPKVLLPTERDYVYRCRKASMYSHDKNSKVRKSHENPDVQKAYKDFLGEPLGHTSHKLLHTVFGHQDS comes from the coding sequence ATGTCCAATTCAAAAGAACTTATCAAAATAGATCCCGAACTTTGCACCGGCTGCGGTCGCTGCAAAGAAGTCTGTCCTGTAAATGCAATCTTTGGAACTAAAGGTGAACCGCATAAAATTGACTCTTCTCGCTGCGTAATTTGCGGGCAATGTATTCAAACATGTAGCGGGTACAGTTCTATATTAGAGGAACCTGAAACTCCGCGCGAAGAAAAACTCCGCGAACGCGGAATGTTTCAATCCACAACAGAGCCATTATTCGCAGCATATTGCGAAGGTGATGTCTTTGAAATTTCAGATGCGCTTAAGTCTGATAAATTTACAATGGTTCAATGTGCACCAGCCGTTCGTGTTTCCATAGGTGAAGACTTTGGAATGGAAGCGGGGTCACTAACCCCTGGGAAAATGTCCGCAGCGCTTCGCAGACTGGGGTTTGACAGAGTGTATGACACCAACTTTGCCGCAGACCTGACCATAATGGAAGAAGGAAACGAACTTCTTTCACGTGTTAAAAATAACGGAACACTCCCTATGTTCACATCCTGCTGTCCGGCATGGGTGCGTTTCATGGAGCTGAATTATCCTGACTTATTGCCGCATCTTTCGAGTTGTAAATCTCCACAGCAAATGTCCGGTGCATTATTTAAAACATATGGAGCTGAAATAGACGGTAAACAGCGTGAAGAAATTTATAGTGTTGCGGTTATGCCCTGCACTTGTAAAAAATATGAAAGCGCAAGACCTGAAATGGGCATGGAAGGACACCGGGATGTCGACGCTGTTTTAACTACGCGTGAGCTGGCATATATGATCCGCGAAGCAGGAATTGATTTCAACTCCCTGCCGGACGAAGATTTTGACAGACCGCTTGGAACTTACACCGGAGCCGGAAATATATTTGGAGTTACTGGCGGCGTTATGGAGGCAGCACTTCGCACCGCTTATGAATTAGTATCCGGTGAACCTGTACCCGATACCGACCTTGTATTTGTTCGTGGTGAAGAAGGGTTCCGAATTGCTTCCATGACAATGGGTGATCAAACTTTTAAAGTTGCTGTTGTCGCAGGACTTACAAATATCGGACCGCTTTTAGAAAAAGTGCGCACAGGAAATGCAGATGTAGATTTTGTTGAAGTAATGTGTTGCCCGTCAGGGTGTATCAGCGGAGGAGGCCAACCTAAAGTATTGCTCCCAACTGAACGTGACTATGTTTATAGATGCAGAAAAGCATCTATGTACTCTCATGATAAAAATTCCAAGGTTCGCAAATCCCATGAAAATCCAGACGTACAAAAAGCATATAAAGATTTTCTTGGAGAACCTTTAGGTCACACTTCTCACAAATTACTGCATACAGTCTTTGGCCATCAGGATTCATAA
- a CDS encoding 4Fe-4S dicluster domain-containing protein — protein MSSSLNHFIAADPEKCIGCRLCEVACSQAHSSGSAFTAGALSGPILPRLYVVQTPEITIPVQCRHCEDAPCANCCPVSAITRKNGAIVVETKLCVGCKTCMLACPFGAIELLPVYKNGAPVMQAVLCEEKETAMEEAPMLFAGKCDLCTDRKKGPACVEVCPEKALSIVDPSRMKRERNIKAAMSFLNNSQNFS, from the coding sequence ATGTCTTCTTCCCTAAATCATTTTATAGCAGCTGATCCTGAAAAATGCATCGGCTGTAGACTTTGCGAAGTAGCCTGCTCACAGGCTCATTCATCAGGATCAGCCTTTACCGCAGGAGCACTAAGTGGTCCGATTCTGCCACGTTTATACGTTGTGCAGACTCCTGAAATAACAATCCCGGTTCAATGCCGCCACTGTGAAGACGCACCATGCGCTAACTGCTGTCCTGTTTCCGCCATCACTCGCAAAAACGGAGCTATTGTTGTTGAAACTAAGCTATGCGTTGGATGTAAAACCTGTATGCTAGCCTGCCCTTTCGGAGCAATTGAACTTTTACCTGTATATAAAAACGGAGCCCCCGTTATGCAGGCTGTTTTGTGCGAAGAAAAAGAGACCGCAATGGAAGAAGCTCCCATGCTATTTGCCGGAAAATGCGACCTATGCACAGACCGTAAAAAAGGTCCTGCCTGTGTTGAAGTGTGCCCTGAAAAAGCACTGAGCATAGTAGATCCATCCCGCATGAAACGTGAACGCAACATAAAAGCGGCCATGAGTTTCTTAAACAATTCACAAAATTTTTCTTAA
- the fdhF gene encoding formate dehydrogenase subunit alpha: MKKILTTCPYCGTGCNFHLQVENDQIIGVTPANGNSVNNGSLCAKGHFGFDFVRHPHRLTSPLVRKNGVLVETDWDEAFAVISNRFKSFKKDFGPDSIAGFSSARCTNEENYLMQKFMRAAIGTNNVDHCARLUHAPTVAGLAAAFGSGAMTNSIDELDLMGTGSAIFAIGTNTTECHPIMGLGMLRAAQRGAKLIVADPRAITLTQHADVWLRLKPGTDVALLNGLAHILINEGLADEQFIDDRTEGYEDFKSTVMRYTPAYTEAITTVPAKLIYKAAHIIGTALTTATYYTMGITQHTSGVDNVRSVANIAMLTGNMGKPLTGVNPLRGQNNVQGACDMGALPDVFPGYQKVHLPDIRKKFSKAWGVEIPEAAGLRIPDVLHEIEHGNVKGLFVFGENPMRSDPDINHVKHCLEKVDFLLVQDIFLTETAEMADVVLPGATFAEKDGTFSSTERRVQLIRKALEPIGNSKPDWLILAQLSNHMGIDTKYDSPEDVFDEMRSLTPSYKGMTYSRLENEKLQWPCPSEDHPGTPILHVGDFIRGKGSFFAAEYRDPAEMPDTEFPLILTTGRVTAHYHTGTMTRRCWGLDGLSPEEKLEINPADAARFGIEENGYVVVTSRRGELRARAQVTERVPEGLTFVTFHFSESPGNILTNSATDPEAGTPEFKVCAVKVRAGSAEKHPAKPYEVKTVSA; encoded by the coding sequence ATGAAAAAGATTCTCACCACCTGCCCCTATTGCGGCACCGGATGTAATTTTCACCTTCAAGTAGAGAACGATCAAATTATCGGAGTTACACCTGCAAATGGTAATTCCGTTAACAATGGAAGTTTATGCGCCAAAGGTCATTTCGGATTTGACTTCGTGCGCCACCCTCATCGTTTAACCTCCCCGCTTGTCCGTAAAAACGGTGTATTAGTCGAAACCGACTGGGACGAAGCTTTTGCTGTTATCAGCAACCGTTTCAAATCTTTTAAAAAAGATTTTGGTCCGGATTCAATTGCCGGATTCAGCTCAGCTCGTTGCACCAATGAAGAAAATTATCTTATGCAAAAATTTATGCGCGCAGCTATCGGCACCAATAATGTCGACCACTGCGCGAGGCTCTGACACGCCCCAACTGTAGCCGGTCTGGCTGCGGCATTTGGAAGCGGAGCAATGACTAATTCAATAGATGAATTAGATTTAATGGGCACAGGAAGTGCCATTTTTGCAATTGGAACCAACACTACAGAATGCCACCCTATTATGGGACTGGGCATGTTAAGAGCAGCTCAACGCGGTGCAAAACTCATAGTAGCCGATCCTCGCGCCATTACGCTGACTCAACACGCGGATGTATGGCTGAGACTCAAACCGGGAACCGATGTTGCCCTGCTTAACGGACTTGCCCATATCCTTATTAATGAAGGATTGGCGGATGAACAGTTTATAGATGATCGTACTGAAGGGTATGAAGATTTTAAATCAACCGTAATGCGTTACACTCCGGCTTACACGGAAGCGATTACAACCGTACCGGCAAAACTGATTTATAAAGCGGCTCACATAATCGGAACAGCCCTCACCACTGCGACATATTATACAATGGGTATAACCCAGCATACCTCCGGTGTTGATAATGTTCGCAGTGTCGCAAACATTGCCATGCTTACCGGAAATATGGGTAAACCATTAACAGGTGTTAACCCTTTGCGTGGTCAGAACAATGTGCAAGGGGCCTGTGATATGGGAGCATTGCCGGACGTTTTTCCGGGCTACCAGAAAGTTCATCTGCCGGACATTCGTAAAAAATTCAGTAAGGCTTGGGGAGTTGAAATCCCTGAAGCAGCCGGACTGAGAATTCCGGATGTTTTGCATGAGATTGAACACGGCAACGTAAAAGGATTATTTGTTTTCGGTGAAAATCCAATGCGCAGCGATCCTGATATCAACCATGTAAAGCATTGTCTTGAAAAAGTAGATTTTCTGCTCGTACAAGATATTTTCCTTACTGAAACGGCTGAAATGGCGGATGTAGTCCTACCGGGTGCGACATTTGCGGAAAAAGATGGAACCTTTTCCAGTACGGAAAGACGTGTTCAACTTATCCGCAAGGCTCTTGAACCAATTGGAAACAGTAAACCTGACTGGCTGATTCTTGCCCAGTTAAGCAATCACATGGGAATCGACACGAAATACGATTCTCCTGAAGATGTTTTTGATGAAATGCGCAGTCTGACTCCCAGTTACAAGGGTATGACTTATTCCAGATTAGAAAATGAAAAGTTACAATGGCCCTGTCCCTCCGAAGATCATCCCGGGACTCCGATTCTGCACGTCGGCGACTTCATACGCGGCAAAGGTTCTTTTTTTGCCGCAGAATATAGAGATCCGGCAGAAATGCCTGACACAGAATTCCCGCTTATCCTTACAACAGGACGAGTGACAGCACATTACCACACAGGCACAATGACACGCCGCTGCTGGGGACTTGACGGACTCAGCCCTGAAGAAAAACTGGAAATTAATCCAGCAGACGCAGCTCGCTTCGGAATAGAAGAGAACGGTTATGTTGTTGTCACATCCCGAAGAGGCGAACTTAGAGCGCGGGCACAAGTTACTGAAAGAGTTCCCGAAGGGCTGACTTTTGTGACCTTCCATTTCAGCGAGAGTCCGGGCAACATACTGACCAACAGCGCAACAGATCCCGAAGCAGGTACGCCTGAGTTTAAAGTATGTGCTGTAAAAGTTAGAGCTGGAAGCGCAGAAAAACATCCGGCTAAACCATACGAAGTTAAAACTGTCAGTGCATAA